Proteins from a single region of Drosophila biarmipes strain raj3 chromosome 3R, RU_DBia_V1.1, whole genome shotgun sequence:
- the LOC108027419 gene encoding xaa-Pro dipeptidase: protein MAAYQMGSGHAVPMTLFRDNRDRAVKAILKEILPGLKFDAGNLLVLLEGGKDKSLYNTDVDYVFRQESYFQYLFGVKEPGCYGILTIDVKTGGQTSVLFVPRFPDEYGTWMGELLGLQEFKDMYEVDEVHYVDELNGYLEGASPKLILTLSGTNSDSGLTLQPPEFEGKEKYVTDCDLLYPILSECRVIKSPEEIEVLRYVAKVSSDAHIRVMKFMRSGRMEFEGESLFLHHAYSVGGCRHASYTCICGSGTNSSILHYGHAGAPNSRPVQDGDLCLFDMGANYCGYAADITCTFPANGKFTEDQKFIYNAVLDARNAVTVAARDGVSWVDMHRLAGKVLLQRLKEGGMLKGDVDEMLEAGVSGVFQPHGLGHLIGLDVHDVGGYLPAEPKRPSEPWLSKLRFARILRAGMYVTIEPGCYFINWLMDKALADPNISKYINVDVFQRFRGFGGVRIEDDVLITKTGVENFAIVPRTVEEIEATMSSS from the coding sequence ATGGCAGCCTACCAGATGGGATCGGGCCACGCAGTGCCCATGACCCTCTTCCGGGACAACAGGGATCGCGCCGTGAAGGCCATCCTCAAGGAGATCCTGCCGGGCCTGAAGTTCGATGCGGGCAACCTTCTGGTGCTCCTCGAGGGCGGCAAGGACAAGAGCCTGTACAACACCGACGTGGACTATGTCTTCCGGCAGGAGTCCTACTTCCAGTACTTGTTCGGAGTCAAGGAGCCCGGCTGCTACGGCATCCTCACCATCGATGTGAAAACGGGCGGCCAGACGAGCGTTTTGTTTGTGCCCCGCTTTCCCGATGAGTACGGCACCTGGATGGGCGAACTGCTGGGACTGCAGGAATTCAAGGACATGTATGAGGTGGACGAGGTCCACTATGTCGATGAACTGAACGGCTATCTGGAGGGAGCGTCGCCCAAGCTGATACTGACGCTGAGCGGCACCAACAGCGATAGCGGGCTCACCCTCCAGCCGCCGGAGTTTGAGGGCAAGGAGAAGTACGTGACCGACTGCGATCTGCTCTATCCCATCCTCTCCGAGTGCCGGGTGATCAAGTCGCCCGAGGAGATTGAGGTGCTTCGCTATGTCGCCAAGGTTTCCTCGGACGCCCACATCAGGGTGATGAAGTTCATGCGCTCCGGTCGCATGGAGTTCGAGGGCGAGTCCCTGTTCCTGCACCACGCCTACTCCGTGGGCGGCTGCCGGCACGCCTCGTACACGTGTATCTGCGGCAGTGGAACGAACTCCTCGATCTTGCACTATGGTCACGCGGGAGCACCTAACAGCCGACCCGTCCAGGACGGCGATCTCTGTCTGTTCGATATGGGAGCTAACTATTGCGGCTACGCGGCAGACATCACCTGCACCTTCCCGGCCAACGGCAAGTTCACGGAGGACCAGAAGTTCATCTATAACGCCGTGCTGGATGCCCGCAATGCGGTAACGGTGGCTGCCAGAGATGGCGTCTCTTGGGTGGACATGCACAGGCTGGCGGGCAAGGTGTTGCTGCAGCGCCTCAAGGAAGGCGGTATGCTGAAGGGAGATGTGGATGAGATGCTCGAGGCAGGTGTTTCCGGAGTGTTCCAGCCGCACGGTTTGGGCCATTTGATCGGTCTGGATGTGCACGACGTGGGCGGCTATCTGCCCGCGGAGCCCAAGCGCCCCAGTGAGCCGTGGCTGAGCAAGTTGCGCTTCGCTCGCATTCTTAGGGCCGGCATGTATGTGACCATCGAGCCGGGCTGCTACTTCATCAATTGGCTGATGGACAAAGCCCTGGCCGACCCAAACATTTCCAAGTACATCAACGTGGACGTGTTCCAGCGCTTCAGAGGATTTGGAGGCGTGCGCATCGAGGACGATGTGCTGATCACCAAAACCGGCGTCGAGAACTTTGCGATCGTTCCGAGGACAGTTGAGGAAATCGAAGCAACCATGAGTTCGTCATAA
- the LOC108027232 gene encoding DNA ligase 3 — MLLPTLTRQARFLTRLVSSINMASKRLHHEDNKLDTFRRICDEIAGEPSYLKKVEKLQRFFAKGTSGQGFEGDTLLWVQFLIPAASQRVYNLQNKALIKLFSRIFNASQQQMHLDLEQDGDVSETLRKHFAASKKLKPQAQSKLYLQEVEELLKKLEERTKEDDQTELLQELCRKATDLDLRTFIRLVKHDLRINARARHILDAFGPEAYPAYQSSRDLEAIVQQFAGKDNKKTVNSPVKKAKKANPSGIQVMTPISPMLANACKSVEEAFKKNSAGLYSEIKYDGERVQIHKKGDDFKFFSRNLKPVVDHKIRALKEHIPRAFPGAEEMILDSEIILVDTDTGALLPFGSLGAHKKQTFANAAVCLFVFDCILYDGEDLTQLPFRKRREILEQNIHPIKSHVQLSESEFLKTKRELAIMTAKVLHANLEGVVLKSPDSTYQPGKRNWLKVKKDYLFDGKMADTADLVVLGAWYGSGKKGGVLSIFLMGCYDTYGRLWKTVTKVHSGLDDATNAEVHDSLIKLTERADANATPDWLLCNKSLVPDVLAKDPLKMPVWEITGAEFTKSEAHTASGISIRFPRITRLRSDKSAKEANDLAHLENLYDASKKNVNVDLLLTNCREDDEKLNLEKTPQKETKIKRNQTSSTKKLKRSKTGSDDEEAAAPVSKRKEPKVERSLSPSQKGMKDFFKTTKEVQSLVKKEPMEENITTSEKVKSIVKKEQKEAKKSPDTKSKLFAGLVAHFAMEKDASKLKEEFLQHGGSCTAEPRKANLVFYNTSEAMNLEKLRPLYRRSCRHLNVSWLQTSLETQSRQPYPLYAVMLKR, encoded by the exons ATGCTACTGCCCACGTTAACGAGGCAGGCCAGATTCCTAACTCGACTCGTCAGCAGCATAAATATGGCCAGCAAGCGGTTGCACCACGAAGACAACAAGTTGGACACCTTCCGGCGCATCTGTGATGAAATAGCCGGCGAGCCCAGTTATCTGAAGAAGGTGGAGAAACTGCAGCGATTTTTCGCGAAAGGCACCAGCGGGCAGGGCTTCGAGGGCGACACCCTGCTCTGGGTGCAGTTCCTCATCCCGGCGGCCAGCCAGCGGGTCTACAATTTGCAGAACAAGGCGCTGATCAAACTCTTCTCGCGCATTTTCAATGCCAGCCAGCAGCAAATGCATCTGGATTTGGAGCAGG ATGGAGATGTTTCGGAAACGCTGCGCAAGCACTTTGCTGCCTCAAAAAAACTGAAGCCCCAGGCGCAGAGCAAACTCTACCTGCAAGAGGTGGAGGAGTTGCTCAAGAAGCTGGAGGAGCGCACCAAGGAGGATGATCAGACTGAACTACTGCAGGAGCTGTGCCGGAAAGCCACTGACCTTGATCTGCGCACCTTCATCCGCCTGGTGAAGCATGACTTGCGGATCAATGCCCGGGCCAGACACATACTGGATGCCTTTGGCCCTGAGGCCTATCCCGCATACCAGTCTTCCCGGGATTTGGAGGCAATTGTGCAACAGTTCGCTGGCAAGGACAATAAAAAGACTGTCAATAGCCCGGTTAAGAAGGCCAAAAAGGCAAATCCTAGTGGAATTCAGGTGATGACACCCATATCACCCATGTTGGCCAATGCCTGCAAGTCGGTGGAGGAAGCCTTTAAGAAGAACTCTGCCGGATTGTACAGTGAAATCAAGTACGACGGAGAGAGGGTTCAAATCCACAAAAAGGGCGATGACTTTAAGTTCTTCAGCCGCAATCTAAAGCCAGTAGTGGACCACAAGATAAGAGCTCTAAAGGAGCACATACCGCGTGCCTTTCCAGGAGCCGAGGAAATGATTCTGGACTCCGAGATCATTTTGGTGGACACTGACACGGGAGCACTGCTGCCCTTCGGCTCGTTGGGCGCCCACAAGAAACAGACTTTTGCGAATGCCGCAGTGTGCCTATTCGTTTTTGATTGCATTCTCTACGATGGCGAGGATTTGACCCAGCT GCCATTCCGCAAGCGGCGGGAGATCCTCGAACAGAATATCCATCCCATCAAATCCCATGTGCAGCTTTCGGAATCGGAATTTCTTAAGACTAAGCGAGAACTGGCCATAATGACGGCCAAGGTGCTGCACGCCAATCTAGAGGGAGTGGTGCTGAAAAGCCCTGACAGCACCTATCAGCCCGGCAAGCGAAACTGGTTAAAGGTCAAGAAGGACTACCTCTTTGATGGCAAGATGGCTGATACGGCGGACTTGGTTGTCCTAGGCGCGTGGTATGGATCGGGAAAGAAAGGTGGTGTGCTGAGCATTTTTCTCATGGGTTGCTATGATACATATGGTCGTTTGTGGAAGACTGTGACCAAAGTGCACTCTGGCCTAGATGATGCCACCAATGCAGAGGTACACGATTCCCTTATCAAGCTAACCGAACGTGCCGATGCCAATGCAACCCCCGATTGGCTTCTGTGCAACAAGTCCCTGGTCCCGGATGTTCTGGCCAAGGATCCGCTGAAAATGCCAGTGTGGGAGATTACAGGTGCAGAGTTCACCAAATCCGAGGCGCATACGGCATCTGGCATCTCGATTCGGTTTCCCAGGATAACCCGTCTGCGAAGCGATAAATCGGCAAAGGAAGCAAATGATCTGGCCCACTTGGAGAATCTGTATGATGCCTCGAAGAAGAATGTGAACGTGGATTTGCTTTTGACCAATTGTAGAGAGGACGACGAAAAGCTGAATCTGGAAAAGACGCCGCAGaaggaaacaaaaataaaacgcaaTCAAACTAGTAGCactaaaaaacttaaaagatCCAAAACTGGTTCGGATGATGAGGAAGCAGCTGCACCAGTAAGCAAACGCAAGGAGCCGAAAGTGGAGCGAAGCTTGTCGCCATCGCAAAAGGGAATGAAGGACTTTTTTAAGACAACTAAAGAGGTGCAATCACTAGTCAAGAAGGAACCAATGGAGGAGAATATAACAACCAGTGAGAAGGTGAAATCCATAGTTAAAAAGGAGCAGAAGGAAGCGAAAAAATCCCCTGATACCAAAAGCAAGTTATTCGCTGGATTGGTGGCCCATTTTGCAATGGAAAAGGATGCAAGTAAGCTGAAGGAAGAATTTCTGCAGCATGGCGGATCTTGTACAGCGGAACCCCGAAAGGCAAATCTGGTTTTTTACAACACAAGCGAGGCAATGAACCTCGAAAAGCTTAG ACCGCTCTATCGTCGCAGCTGCCGGCACTTGAATGTTAGCTGGCTCCAAACCTCACTCGAGACCCAGAGTCGTCAGCCTTACCCACTATATGCGGTGATGTTGAAACGCTGA
- the LOC108027436 gene encoding saccharopine dehydrogenase-like oxidoreductase has translation MAAKKLDAIIFGASGFTGKYTVFEAVSVLKGLSWGIAGRNQEKLQSVLKEMGAKSKTDLSQTPIVIADVNNEASLLEMAKRCRIVVNTAGPYRFFGEKVVKACIEAGTHHVDVSGEPQYMETMQLRYHDLAKERGVYVISACGFDSIPADMGVTFVEKNFDGVVNSVENFVHMGVKGGTKGTGSAALNTGTWESAIHAIANRRESVAIRRKLFPERLPKFQPSLKARSPLSRAVEVDNKVILPFPETDRSVVMRSQRFLYEQEKKRPVQMQAYMTYPSWFAASVVVLFASVIGILAKFSFGRQLLLKYPGVFSGGMASREGPSEARMERSFFRMTMKATGWPKSEQLAESSDQYSSPPTKTLTVQVTGPNPGYGSTCVALLSTAKTILNESDKMPGTGGVLPPGAAFRKTNLISELEKHEHGIKFEIVANK, from the coding sequence ATGGCTGCCAAAAAACTGGATGCCATCATCTTCGGGGCCTCCGGGTTCACCGGAAAGTACACTGTCTTCGAGGCGGTGAGCGTGCTGAAGGGCCTGAGTTGGGGCATCGCCGGTCGCAATCAGGAGAAGCTGCAgtcggtgctgaaagagatgGGGGCAAAGTCCAAGACAGACCTCTCACAAACACCCATCGTGATTGCGGATGTGAACAACGAGGCTTCGCTGCTGGAGATGGCCAAGCGCTGCCGGATTGTGGTCAATACGGCTGGACCGTATCGGTTCTTCGGCGAGAAGGTCGTGAAGGCCTGCATAGAGGCGGGCACACACCATGTTGATGTCAGCGGAGAGCCACAGTACATGGAGACCATGCAACTGCGCTACCACGATCTCGCCAAGGAGCGTGGCGTATACGTGATCAGCGCCTGTGGCTTTGACTCCATTCCCGCCGACATGGGCGTCACCTTTGTGGAGAAGAATTTTGACGGCGTCGTTAACTCGGTTGAGAACTTTGTCCACATGGGCGTCAAGGGAGGCACCAAGGGAACGGGCAGTGCTGCCCTGAACACCGGAACATGGGAGAGCGCCATCCATGCCATCGCCAACCGGAGAGAGTCGGTGGCCATTCGCCGGAAGCTGTTCCCCGAGCGCCTGCCCAAGTTCCAGCCGAGTTTGAAGGCACGATCGCCGCTTTCCCGTGCCGTCGAGGTGGACAACAAGGTTATCCTGCCGTTCCCCGAAACAGATCGCTCGGTGGTGATGCGCTCGCAGCGATTCCTGTACGAGCAGGAGAAGAAGCGTCCCGTCCAGATGCAGGCCTATATGACCTACCCCTCGTGGTTCGCGGCCAGTGTTGTTGTGCTCTTCGCCTCTGTCATTGGAATTCTGGCCAAATTCTCCTTTGGCCGGCAGCTGCTGCTTAAGTACCCCGGCGTCTTCTCCGGCGGCATGGCCTCCCGGGAAGGTCCCAGCGAGGCTAGGATGGAGCGCTCTTTCTTCAGGATGACCATGAAGGCCACCGGCTGGCCCAAGTCCGAACAACTGGCCGAGAGCTCGGACCAGTACAGCTCTCCGCCAACGAAGACTTTAACCGTGCAAGTTACTGGTCCCAATCCCGGCTATGGCTCCACCTGTGTCGCCCTGCTCTCCACGGCTAAGACCATCCTTAACGAAAGCGACAAGATGCCCGGTACCGGCGGAGTCCTGCCACCAGGTGCTGCATTCCGGAAAACCAATCTTATTAGCGAACTGGAGAAGCACGAGCACGGCATTAAGTTCGAGATTGTGGCGAACAAGTAA
- the LOC108027421 gene encoding palmitoyltransferase ZDHHC6 has protein sequence MSAEISGFRRFLHWGPITALSIIKCITLTTLYMNSMWWPPNESFAGFAHQALFLLLSTLATFNYVMATLTGPGLMPKRWQPKDPKDAEFLQYCKKCEGYKAPRSHHCRKCDRCVKKMDHHCPWINHCVGWANHAYFTYFLLFSILGSMQGTVVLCCSFWRGIYRYYYLTHGLAHLASVQFTLASIIMCILGMGLAIGVVIGLSMLLFIQLKTIATNQTGIEIWIVEKAIYRRYRNADSDDEFLYPYDLGWRQNLRLVFNDECQKRGDGIEWPVVEGCDQYTLTREQLAQKEEKRARTRTFRCTRPVTGRWLPIFSQGWRVCLAAPCSDEPRISLRPDDVIRVTRFRNHWLFGERVLSERELAGDKKRQRKGHIRGWFPRRSAVEVIEAVQECSGDSNSDGPAPPKQNGNARSHLKQQQRNGHAKKYM, from the exons ATGAGTGCTGAAATATCCGGCTTCCGACGGTTCCTGCACTGGGGACCAATTACGGCCCTGA GCATCATCAAGTGCATAACGCTGACGACGCTCTACATGAACTCTATGTGGTGGCCGCCGAATGAATCATTCGCCGGATTCGCCCACCAGGCCCTGTTCCTGCTGCTCTCCACCCTGGCCACATTCAATTACGTCATGGCCACGTTGACAGGTCCCGGACTGATGCCAAAACGGTGGCAGCCCAAG GATCCCAAGGACGCCGAGTTCCTGCAGTACTGCAAAAAGTGCGAGGGGTACAAGGCCCCACGCTCCCATCACTGTCGCAAGT GTGACCGCTGCGTCAAGAAGATGGACCACCACTGCCCATGGATCAATCACTGCGTTGGCTGGGCCAACCACGCATACTTCACCTACTTCCTGCTCTTCTCCATCCTGGGCAGCATGCAGGGCACCGTGGTGCTGTGCTGCTCCTTCTGGCGCGGCATATACCGCTACTACTATCTCACCCATGGACTGGCGCACCTGGCCAGCGTCCAGTTCACGCTGGCCAGCATAATCATGTGCATCCTGGGCATGGGTCTGGCCATCGGAGTCGTCATTGGCCTGAGCATGCTGCTCTTTATACAGCTGAAGACGATCGCCACCAACCAGACGGGCATAGAGATTTGGATAGTGGAGAAGGCCATATACCGCAGATATAGGAATGCCGACAGCGACGACGAATTTCTCTATCCCTACGATCTGGGCTGGCGCCAAAATCTGCGACTGGTGTTCAACGATGAGTGCCAAAAACGAGGCGATGGCATCGAATGGCCAGTTGTGGAGGGCTGTGATCAGTATACATTGACG CGAGAGCAACTAGCGCAAAAGGAGGAGAAACGGGCTCGAACCCGCACTTTCAGATGCACCAGACCCGTCACTGGTCGCTGGCTGCCCATTTTCTCGCAGGGATGGCGGGTCTGCTTGGCCGCTCCCTGCTCCGACGAGCCGCGCATTAGCCTGCGACCCGACGACGTGATTAGGGTCACCCGCTTCCGCAACCACTGGCTGTTTGGCGAGCGAGTGCTCTCCGAAAGGGAGCTGGCTGGCGACAAGAAGCGCCAGCGCAAAGGTCACATTCGCGGCTGGTTCCCCCGTCGCAGCGCCGTCGAGGTCATCGAGGCGGTCCAGGAGTGCAGTGGCGATAGCAACAGCGATGGCCCGGCACCGCCGAAACAGAATGGCAATGCCCGCAGTCACctaaagcagcagcaacgaaACGGACACGCCAAGAAGTACATGTAG